The Halichondria panicea chromosome 6, odHalPani1.1, whole genome shotgun sequence genomic sequence catgtgcactgaagtaacaaaaaatttgaaaacaagattgtgggttggtatagtcttgcatgctccaactagttgagggtggggcacgatctttaacagttgggtccagcactacttctcgTTACACCTCTTTCTTTATTTGAGACGCTCAATCACCTATTTGATCATCAATTTGCATGTGTTTCTACATAAGAATGACGCATTTGAATGAGGCTTTTTCAAATTAACTGTTACAGCACCGAAACACAtggtgtaaaattaatattaaatttgaGACTCTACAGATGAGCCCTGCCCACCCAAAActcgaagtagtgctggacccaactgttaaagacTTAAAAAATAAATCTACTAATTAATTATCCAATCAATTTTGCCTATTACTAATTTTCCTTCTCTATTATTCAAGAAACTCTGCACCTATTATTCAAGTTTTTTTCTGTCTGTTTTTGACAATACTGATTTCTAACAATTGGAAAATAAACAATGTCATGAACAGTATAAATTTGTCCTCTATATAGATCTTTTTCTTCCTATACAGGTGGTCCTACATAATTGGGAAAAGcctatatagtatagtagtCTATAAAAGGCGGGACAAGTAGATTTCTTTCTCAAAATCTAtatactgcatttacacacatgCAATTGTAAGTGCATTATAatcccagtgcattatgccattatataatgcagtgcaatctatatggtagtgatgcaacatgccatatacagcTAGAGCACTGGAtggctttgatctgcccactcactgggcaacaaccatagttagacactagttgataagatctacatgggaagtacatgggaagtacatgggaaaagtgcctcagagcaggtatactatgggacttagtatacctgcaaatttacttagtatacctagtagtccgttgtcaagtaattgtattgtagtcaagcagtttgcgcatgcgcactagtatctaaatgagttagacactgttttgtcggtgtccatgtgatttagaagccctcagccactttagtacccttgctacgctcgggatactaaatcagtgcctttgggcttctaaatcccatagacacctccaaaacagtgtctaactattatatagaggAGGGAGactttacacatgcatgcatatacggtatatatatatatgttgCCATGGTTGCATTGGTCATGGGTACACCCCTGATTAAtcatgctcggaataattttaacGTTATATAGGTGTAAAAATAAATTGGCATCATTTATTTATCATTTAtcattggtaaagatcattacattaagttttgcataacgacgttttcatggcaaaaaatcagcaagataacactgagTTAGGTCTGTTGTTTGCTGTGTTTTATGTCTACGTCTTAATTTCACATTTTTGGTGAATAATCAATTTTTTATAAGAATAGTAATCGGATTTTTTATAAGAATAGAATAATACGTGAAAAAGGGCATAATTGATCAGGGCCTATCAGGGcctataatttttatgcacCGGTCAATTTTCTTCCAATTTTTACAGCCATGCTGCTTGCACGCCCCATGCATGAGTATGCTtataactatacacacacatgccatGTCTGCTATATAGGATCTGACACATGTGTAACAGTGGTTGGAACTTAACACTATTCGTTGGTGGTTTGCTGTTTCGAACTTAACACTTAATATTCTGGAACTATTTTTTATTCTACTTTTGCTGACTGTATACCTATTCTAGATGGTtcttttactgacagtattaCCTATAATTCTTTTGCTGagcatacatgattgtataagtGGTTTGCTGTTTTGTTTGTAATGATCATGATTCGATTACCTCTTCACTGACCTCTGAAACTATCAAAGTTTAGTTttccacacatgcatgcatgcctgcatgcaaTAGTCATGCATGAGATCCAATTTCCTTGTCCAATAGACAAATTAGCTTCCAAAATGTCATCGATCTTAATAGTCATGATCTCTTTGTCAATTAGCCAAGCTTCCAATATACCATTAGTACCTGAACCTATGCCAGACTGCTATAAGTGAGAATCTGCTGAGCACCTTGCCCAGATTTTGAGACAAATATTCATCAGAATTGACTAAATTTTAAGGGGACCAAAAATCCTCTTATCAAGTGGCTGCGACAGGTGTGTAGTATTAGGGGGAAGAATAAAGAGAATAAATGTTTGCCTTGCTGCAAGATGGATGGTTTCAGGTCAATAGTGTGTGCGGTGTCCATCCATCAATAGCAGCAATGCATGGGCGAACAGCAGGGGCATAACTTAGAAATAAGTTATTAAACCAGACGTTGAAAAGCTCGGTGTCAATCCACCCATTATCAGAGAAAGCATGCAACGTCCCATGAACTTCCTCATGCAGCTGCCATGTGCATGGACTTCCCATTTCAACCATCACAACCATGTCATGAGTAGTAACAACAGTCATGCATTGATGGGCTTGCCTATACTGATGCATGCAACAATCAATATCAGTTATCTGTGATGCTATACCGTTAGCCAAGATCTATAGACATTGAAGTTCAACCACACGCCTGCTGCCGATCAAATAATGTGCGCCATCTCACTGTTGCATAAACAAAATTTAAATTATTACTGGTAATCACACATGCATAATGTAGTGCATGTGACTGGTTAATGGCCCTATAGGCCTTTTTACTAGCTGCATGTGACTGGTTAATGACCCTAAGGCCTTtactagtgcatgtgtattgACCCAACCCTACCTCACCTCTGCACTCAGTAAAGAGGGCGTATAGCTTCCACCGCACTGAAAGAACATGACTTGTAATTAACTGTTGGCTGGCATGCATGAGTATATATAAGTGCCTGTGGGTCGCATTATGACCATGCATTCACTGCAAAATTGTTCTCTGGATATCATCATGAAGATTTCAGTGATTGCCACTGTGACTCTGCTATCTCTCTTGGCCCTAGCCTCTTCTGCTCCTGGCCATCATTATCAGCTGGATCAGCTGAAGAATGCTCTGCAGCAACAATATCATTCAGGTAAGTATTATATATACGCACTGACAAGCATCACTAAAGAATTTAATTAAGAGAAAGTGACACTATTTTAGTTTTAGtggtttttttttttatgtttgtatacatgtagacttaCAAGCAGATGCCGAGGAGGCTCAGATGCAACAACGTAGGGTACTTAGACCACTTCCGCCTTGGAAAAAAGTTGCCCAGCTGCAAGAATTAGATGGTCTAGGTAAGTAGCTGTGCCTTCCACCAACCAGGGAGAAAGTGACACAACTATATTTTAGTTGGTTAACCGCATGTTTTGTATTTCCATGCACATGCCCACATGGAATAATGTACGTATTTTAgtataaatgcatgcatgcagctaagGAAGCTCGGCAGCAATTGAATGGCATTCGTAACCATGGCTATCAGCAGCTGATTGATGCCCTTCAGCTGCAACAAGATGAATCAAGTAAGTTATTAAGTACCTTCCACCAACACCCCACTATAAAATTcatgactgcatgtgacattattataattttagtcggttaaaattaatgcattTTAAGCTCCTGTATTGATTTAATTTGCTGTCacatgtgaataattatactgacagttGATGAGCTACTGCTAGCAGTGCTGCAGTCCTTGCTGGAAAAATGAGTGAGATtataataccgtattactagaatattttgcgggtgaaaaacctttgcgaatgagccaaatcagcagaaaattaaccgcttgcgatctaactattgcgttctggcaaggatcgtgtgtattacTAGTGTATagattttgcggattttattgttgcgaattgataaaccatcgcaaagttcgcaaatgtttgatgctcgcaaaacattctagtattACGGCATCTCTTTATTTCGTGATACTCTTGGTTACAATTATCGTTTGTATGATCATTGTTCATCCAAAATTTTATTGTGCAGATTGGGCAAGAGTAAACGAGAAGTGGGAGTAACCCAACAAGAAcacattatagctataattattataggtataTACGTAGAActtgaattataattatagctaaacaTGTTAGAAATCGTAGAAGAATACTTGTTAATTAGTGATATGAAACACGACAAGTTTaatttatatacatatataaggccgccatgcatatataattatgtaaagaTTAACAGTTAGCTACTGTGAATTGAATTAATTAATACGGGTACATGATCCCGAAtaatcaccataattatgcatgcctTCTATATACAATGTTTACCAGGAAACCATCATAGCAATTTTCAATAATGAAGACCATTAcctacctagctagctacaaaaCGTGGTCAGGCCAAAATGTGACCAGGCCAGCGGCGGCCTAGCTGGCCGCTTGCTACGGCCTTGGTCCTGCCGCCATGTAATACACCACCTTATTCAAATCTGAATTGAAATTTTATTTTGATGATACCAACAACATATACACTGTATCATAAAAACCGAAAACTGATGATGAGCTAAAATTGATCTAACAAATCAGCGAAAGTCACCCTCGCCTGAGGCTATACAAATGTCATTTTTTCTTTAACTTTTTAGCAATTTTCTTCTCTTCTTTCTTTTGTTTCTCTATCGCTTTTCTCTGCTTGTCAGCAAACGGCTTGAGATTCTTCAGCTCTCGCTTGAACACACTTCTGTCTTCGTGAGATTCCATACCCATGCCCTAGTTGGAATGGAACAGAAACACAACCAGTAAATTAGCACTACTAGGATTGAAACAGATTGATATCACTGACTAATCTCAGACCATGCTGTGTAGATACACATACAGAAAAAGCAATTAGCATTATATAATCACGAACAACCCTAATGAGTtccaagctgcgctgtgctaatgcctctagGCATGTTTTGCTTCGCTCAAAGTATTGAGTGTTAGAGAAGACGTAATAAATCAAGTAATGAATTGAATACAAGATTGGGGAGGAGCTCAATGAAAACAGAAGTCTATAACTGGTGGCTTAATGAATAGTGATAGAAGCATGTACATTTACAATGTAATGCAATGATCCtgtcaataaaataataatgggTGGATCTGCAAAGAGGTCATAGTTCACAAGGGCTGCTTCTGCCTTGCAtccttttctgactcttgtagctaacaaacagctagcgctttagtgcaagtgCAAAACAAAGATTTTgaagactgcaacagcctttcagtcataactcgagaaagaagcttagTTTGTAAGTCCACGAATCAAGAGAACGAGCATGGCTAGGAGtctatatagaagctgttaaaTTTcttcgcattgcaaccgttgagaaGTTACAGCTGCAACagacgcacgcacgcacgcacacacacacacacagtgaactcCCTCgcgcggctacgcctcgatgCATACCATAATTGAGAGTAGCTATGTAATTACAATAACATTATACCCACCTTAAGGCTGTGGCCGTCAATATCAAACAGGTCGCCACCGGCCACCCCTCTCTCCACAAACACACTTTGGTAGCGTCCTAGTCCGATCCTATCCATCCACAATCCCACCCCCTCTGGTGTCCAACTGAGCACGGAGCTGTAGTCCAAACCAGCCTCATTCTGATGTTCCATTTTCGTAGCTAGCATCGGGGAGGCATCACTGTCCCAATCATCAGACGAGGGTCCATCAACTTGCTCTACATTATTAGCCGGCTTTTTTGCCGTGGGGAGTGGAGGTCTTTTTGGAGGTAGCTTTTTAGTTTCCATGACTACCGGGTCCTCGTCTTGTACAGGAGGTATGGTCTCCTCTTCGACTGGTTTCGTGTGACTGATTGGAGAAGCTTCGTGTTTTTCAATCTGTCGTTTAAGAGTATCTCTTTCCCGTGCTCCCGGCTCAGTTGTGGAAACAGTGCAGCTTCTTTCCCGACCTCCCCCTCCTATTTCCAAGTGTTTGAGTTTAGTAGTCACTGGTAGAAAGCCCATAATGTTCACAGCTCCGGCAGGCATCTTCTTCCTATGTCGTGGGCTAGCTTCGAGCTCATCATCAAAAGACATGCTTCGTTTTGGAGACAATTGCCCATCATGATTGTGTTGGAGATCTTCGCCTGATTTCGGTTTTCGTGATACCGGTGGTGGTAGCCTCGCCTTGGCAGGACTTCCTGGCGCAGAAATAGCTCTTATGACGACTGGCGGCGAATCAGATCCAGCTGTCTTGGCCGGAATAGATTCTTCTTCGATTTCTTGTGGTGGCTGTTCAATTAAATGACGTGGGTGTGCTGTAGGGTGGATGATGTCACCACTGTCCTCAGTCAATTTAAGCTCTACGTTGGGGGGCATTTTGGGGGATTTTGGCAAATGTTTGGGGGATGGGAGTATTGGTTCTTTTTTCTTCAACAGAGGGCTGTTATTTGCAGACTGACTTGTAGCATGGGATGAATCCAACGGCTTGTGTGCTGTTGGTGGAGGCACTAAAGGTTTCTGAGCCGATACAGGTGCTGGTGGAGGCACCAAAGGTTTGTGCGTCGGTAGAGGTGACCCCTCTCGTGAGTGTACACCACCCCCCTCAATTGTTGGTTCTCTGTGTCTGGGTGCGGcctgtggtggtggtggtttctTATCATCGAGGGACGGCATGTGTCGTACTCTCGctcgtgggcgtggcttagGTTGAGGGGGAGGAGTTTCATGGTGAACCTCTGGAATAATAACAGTCTCTGTTTTATTGATATCAGTTGAGGTTGATAATTCTCCAAGGATAATTTTTCCCTCGTTCTCCTCGACACTACTAGGAGGCTGTTCAGTGGTACTATTGCTATCAGAATGAGGAGGCCCCTGTTCGTTAGTCTCTGTAGTGGGCGGAGTTTCAATCTCAGGTAAACCCTCCAAAAGATCAAACGAACTGCCCATATTTTTTAGATGTTGCCGAGACGGTTTTTTTCGGAGTAGTTTTCGCCCGACTTGAGATTTGTGTATTGCAGCGGATGAATTGAGAGGCTTTGCGTTTAGTGTCATAGCATCAAACTCGGCAATTGTGGCCGCTGTAGGGGAGGCAACAACAAATGATTAAATGTTCTATGATTAATGGGGCTGTTAAAAGCGTTAATTGACGTATAataatacgtacatacactgtGATCTAAGCACATCACCCAATAGCTACTAAATTCATATTTTAGCTTTGAAATCGGATGtttgcaacacaagttattgaCACAACTACAATTTGGGCCCGACATCAACAGCTGACCTAAACACACCATAattgttacatgcatgtacacgtaatCTCACCGGTAGGATCCGATAGGTCATCAgcattagccacaccctcttctCCCTCAGTAGGTGGCTGACTGCACTCCTCAGGCTTCTTGGCTACAGAACAATATTGCCAATGTAACATTGCGTGGTTTATTTAGACAGACCATTTCACTATTATTTTGTGTAACATTCTTTGCAGGCCAAATTAAGCAACTGAAAAAAAATCGAAATGAAAAATTCTGATACGATTGATACGTTGCACAGTGATTATTAACGCACTTAGACATGATTGACCTGCTTCTATAATGAAATGATTCGATCAACATAATTTGATAGAACTACTAGAGTTTTCTACCTGGCTTGCTGCCAGGATCCTTCTTTCGTTCTTTACGACCTTTCTCCTCCAATGGTACAAAGTCCAAGTATGGACTAGGGGTCACAGGTGAAGGTACACTATTGTCGAAAGCATCGTCACTATCACACGACTCGTTGTTGTTATGGCTACCATTGCCATTGACGACCTCCTTGACGCACGTCTTATCgaggggggaggggtcagAAGTCACATGAGCGGCTCGTACAGGAGTTACCCGGGTATTGCGTAACTGCTCTAGTTCCGACTTGAGTGAAGTTATCTGTGAAAAATTACGGCAATTCAAaaaatgcaaacatttttaatCACCTGTTTTTCTTGCGTCTCTAACTTCTTGCAGAGCTTTGCTATCTCCTCGGTGTCGCTGTCtcgtgctgactcagcaatatcCAGCCTACAAGTGGGGAACAGATACATaggtaagtataattatgatacaacCTCCGCAAAAgcgatatcataattataaatacgaCGACCATACCTTTCCTGTAGTTGAGTGGAGAGTTGTTTTTCTCTGGCTAGTTCAGATACAAGTGAAGAGTTATTTTCTTTGAGAGCCTGTAACTCTCGTTCAATCTCGCTAGCTTCATTCAACTGTAGGAGGGGGGAAATACAGTGATACAGAAGCAGTGGCTATTTTGAATCCTCAATCTCATACATGTGGTAagtaaactaggcctaagaggttGTGTTACTCGTGTAGAGGTAGttaccaccaccaccaaccaATACAACTACACTAAATGCACGTGCACACGAGTGCCTTCACTGAGTACGGGGGAACGGGGATGTAGTCTGCTAGTATACAGCACATGATGAGTATGGATGCACTGTTGttagcacacgcacacacacacacacacacacacacacacacacacacacacacacacacacacacacacacacacacacacacacacacacacacacacacacagcagtgttGTCAGCCAGTATATAGGTGCTAACTTTGTCTTGAAGTGTGCTGATTTCCGAGCGTAACTTCTCCACTTCACTCTCAGCCTATTAAGGGGGGTAAACAGGACGTGTGAGTATTGACTGGACTACACCCCCACCCTAAGACCACGCCTACCTTTGTCCTACCAACAGTTACGCTAGCCAGTGCCTGGGTCAGCTCACCGCTACGAACCTCACTCTCTCTCTTTGTGTCATCCAACTGTAGTGGGTTTTCTCAATGACACGcgacaggcacacacacacacgcacacgcacacacagacgcACGCACAcgaacacacgcacacacgcacagactCACACATCTACTAATAGTTATAATCTTCAGAGTTTCTACCCGTGTAAACCAcactgtagctacatgtacaacacagtcacacttatatatagctacacatAACCAAAACAAGCAGCTTCGCTTCTCACTCCTAAACAACTTCTCAACTGAAACCACTCACTCACTTTCTTCTTGGCAGTACCAAGAAACTGTTTATAATCTCTCCCATGTCTTTCTTTACAGCGTGGTAAATGTTTTCCAACACTTTCGAAGCATTGGTCACAGAATGGACACTTAGTAGTAGCTACATCCGCCATTATagtactagcagctagcttcTATAACTAAGAGCTCTACTGCTAATGCGTTGAATCTCAACTAAAAAGATTCTACTATATACAGATGCTATGTACACAGAAACCATTAAACTTAGCCACAATACAGCATATCTTGTAGTCACGACAATGTAGGAAAACCACATCAGAATGCTTGTGCATGTCAACACTGGCTTATTGTGCGTTCAACTTCATATAAGGAATTGACAAACACTTGATATAGCCTCTAACACTAATGTGTTGACCATAAACCTAATTATCCAATTAGGTAACTCTTTCTAATTGGCCGAGAAATATATGGATTTTAGGAGGTCACTTGTATTGAGTTACAATAGTTATGTATCAAGCTTCGTGGTTAGTATGGAATGTAAATACAGTCCTTACTCCTCACGCAACACACTTACGCCCactcacgcccacaccacacacacacctctcgTCTCATGTTCTCCAGCTGGTTGTTCAGTTCTGCTTTTTCTCTTTGAGTCTACAAGAAAACACTCAATGAATAAAAGTCAAACATTGCATAGTTTAATAATTACAGTGTAGACAAAGCAATTCACAATTCCGTATTTAAGAGATTGCCCCTATCAGCTCTAAACGCTGAACGTGAACGACTAGCTAGAATCTTTATGCCATCGTTCAATTACCACACCCTTAAAATAGTCACGGTTAACATTCACATTCAGTCCAGATGGATATATCACATGATCAAAATTAATCACCTCTTCCCTAAGGGCAAGTAGTTCAATCGTTGCTCTCTCTTTATCCATCTCAAGCTGTGTAAGGTGAAGCACCACATGTATAGCTGACAAAAATGCGTGTCCAGTTAAAAATCGGTTTATTTCAGTGCTGGTTGCGAGTGAATTTCCGCCCGCTTGGAGTAAAATCAGCCGCTAAATATTTGGAGCCCACATTCTACCCCATGCACTGATGCAATAACCATGAAAGTTACTCTGCTAGCGTAAACACATCATGTGATGGACCTTTCCTTGAGCTACAAAATATATATTTTAGTTTAAAAATTGGTAACTATTATAGAGTAAAGGTACGGGCCATCAAAAAAGGATTAATTAAGTATAGGCACAATGTATGTATGACTGCAAGAAACATtagccccacccacacccacacattggGAACGCCCCTattagccccacccacctctAGGACACGCCCTTCAGTCTGGTGCAGTTTGAGCAGCATCTCTGCAGGTGGTAGTATCTTGTTCTCGTAGATTGGTTGCTATAGGGAGAAACAAATAATGCTATGAAACACACCTTATAATAAAAACCAATTATTTGCGATGTCACGCATGCGCAATTAGTTGCTATGGCAGAAAAACATCATGATAAGCATTACACAACAGAAATTAAACAAAATTGACAGCTGGATCCTGGACCAATGGCCACAGCCCTTATAGCAATTGTAtcaggtgcatgcatgcttgtttTATTGCCGGCCTGTGTGTAGACACTTTTCTTTTGTTTATACCAGCTGGTGCAAACACAGCTGTTCCTGAATAGAAATGAAACCATTTACATTTGTTCCATTGTAATGACAGGTTTCAGGGTTTCATTTcgtggggtggggggggggcagaggtgaaccttcccccccaaaatgtTTGCAGAATATGACATCctcacattagtactgtctatacatgtatgatatgcaatgtaactagatctactgcgATGCACTAACAAGTATAATAGAGGTTGTGGGCAATTAATGTGGGAGTGGCCTAACATCTTGCGGCGTGCTTACGTGTGCCCAAATCCCCCCAAAATTTTactcctagatgaaaccctagATGTGTTTACTTGCATTGAGGGTAACGACAGATGTGCTAACATGTAAGTGCATTAATTGAGGGACACACCTAGGGACAGTACCTTTATGCGTGTTATGTAATGCCACAgagctagtgtgtgtatataagtCAAGGGTTAGTACTAGCATAATCATATCCAACTCTTCTCGTCTATCAAGAAATCACTTCACTTCTTCGAGAATGAAACAAGTCGCTGCAGTAGTATTGTTTTGTGCCGCGGTGCATTTGGTTGCTTGTCAAAAGGAGATCAATAAAGATTACTGTGCAATCAACCACGCTGCAAATGTTGCCAAACTGGAGTATATCGCTTCAGATTTGAAGAGCCTCATCTCCAGCCTCAGGCAAGAAATGGACTGCGAAAAGCCAGGCCAACCATTAAACCCTGTGGAATCTTGCAAAGATGTGCCACGTTTTAAAGGGTCAGGGGAATATTTCATACAACCAAAATGTAGCAATGACGGACCGTTCAAAGTGTATTGTGATATGGACTCTGAGGAGAGGTTTCCGAACACACAAGGAGGATGGATGAAGGTAGCCAACCTTGACATGACAGACCTGAACCAGACTTGCCCGGACGGTTTTGCACCGATCACCCGCAATACGAAACCGAAACGATTATGTGGAAGGCCCAGCACTGTTTCTGCAGGTTGTGTATCCGTGGTGTTCCCCGTGCATGGTGCAGGGTACTCGCAGGTTTGTGGGCGTGTCAAAGCTTATCCGTACGGATCTCCAGATGCTTTCTTTCGATATGACAACAGTGTACATTTGGACAGTCACTACCTTGATGGAGTGAGTATTACACACGGGAGCGAGCCACGTAGCCACATATGGACTTTTGCTGCTTCTTGGAGTAGCAACTGTCCTTGTTCATCAAATTCTGGGTTGTTGCCATCATTTGTCGGTGGAGACTATTTCTGTGAAGGTGCACATCGTAACAATTGGGAGCGGGCCCTCTATCCTGACAATCCATTTTGGGATGGTGTTGGCTGTCTTGATTCAAGCACTTGTTGTGATTCCCCCAGACTGCCCTGGTTTTGTACGACTCTGTCAAGCGCGACTACTAACGATATCGAGGTGCGGCTCTGTGCAGATCAGGGGCTCGACGATGAAGATGTTCCCATCGAGCAGGTTGAGATATTCGTCAACTAGGGACAAACTTGTAGACATGACATGTAGTATAGTTGTAGAAAGTTATAGTTACTAGAGGAAACATTTTGTAGTTAGTCTATTTTTGTAAATATTTTGTTTAACGCCAATTTTGTTTCCGCTCTGTTGATAATGTTCCTATCATGAtagcaggagcccataaataagagaaggagcggctgactacggggatcacgtttcgtaagtggttatgaccgcatttccatatatgcagagtcacttaagtggttgaatccctacacgtgttatacacgatacagggctgcggtttgcaagcacttataGTCGCTTCcaaacaaggaagtgcggtttcaccggcaattacgagacgtgatccccgagtatacgttgaagttagccgctccttctcttatttatgggctcctgatgATAGTTATCTGCCATAGCAACCCtaactgcacatgcacataattattgctggtAATTTTTGTCTCTCCCTGGTCCTGCATGGTATAGCAACCAACCGTACAATATACAAAAATAATGATCATCCTCTGATTTaaacatgtcatgtgatagatcTCTCTATTATCTACACAGTCATTTTTTTAGTTTGAAAATTGTTCCTTTAAACTAAAGTTACGCTTAATTGCCAATTACCTCATTTTGAATTTGTTTCGGTCAGAATAGAGTAGTCCCAATGTCATGCGTATATAGTTTAGTTGCAATGACAGACCACTATCATGAGATGAAatcaacacacacagaacagaaACAAAATCGGCATTAAACGAAATACTTAAACTGAGTCAGAAGAAACATTTGGTATTCAACATTCAACAAAATCTATATTGACTTTCTATAATGATACTATACAAGTACTACAAATTTGTCCCTCTTTTAGTTGACGAATATCTCAACCTGCTCGATGGGAACATCTTCATCGTTGATCCCCTGATCTGCACACAGCCGCACCTCGATATCGTTGGTAGTCGCACTTGACAGAGTCGTACAAAACCAGGGCAGTCTGGGGGAATCACAGCAAGTGCTTGGAGAAAGACAACCAACACCATCCCATAATGGATTGTCAGGGTAGAGGGTCCGCTCCCAAGTGTTACGATGTGCACTTTCACAGAAATAGTCTCCACCGACAAATGATGGCGGCACAGATCTAGAAATACCGGATGAGCAAGGACAGCCGATATTGACAC encodes the following:
- the LOC135337269 gene encoding uncharacterized protein LOC135337269, producing MTMHSLQNCSLDIIMKISVIATVTLLSLLALASSAPGHHYQLDQLKNALQQQYHSDLQADAEEAQMQQRRVLRPLPPWKKVAQLQELDGLAKEARQQLNGIRNHGYQQLIDALQLQQDESIDELLLAVLQSLLEK